In Variovorax paradoxus, a single genomic region encodes these proteins:
- a CDS encoding polyphosphate kinase 2 family protein yields the protein MASFKKYRVGDKFKLSHIDPDDTPFCEGDEASQRAEVDALAVELDELQDLLHAEGRRKLLLVLQGMDTSGKDGTVRWVFSRTSPLGVRVTAFKAPNDEERAHDYLWRCHAAVPRTGEIMVWNRSHYEDVLVPVVEGWIDKAEAKRRYAQINDFERLLTETGTVVIKCMLHIDKDEQRERLQARIDTPGKQWKFSMDDLRVRTKWNAYQQAYQSALAATSTEHAPWHVIPANSKRHRNVMVAQLLVKTMRQMKLKPPPPDPALKGMIIK from the coding sequence ATGGCCAGCTTCAAGAAATACCGCGTAGGCGACAAGTTCAAGCTCTCGCACATCGACCCCGACGACACGCCCTTCTGCGAAGGTGACGAAGCCTCGCAGCGCGCCGAAGTCGACGCGCTCGCCGTCGAGCTCGACGAGCTGCAGGACCTGCTGCACGCCGAGGGCCGCCGCAAGCTGCTGCTGGTGCTGCAGGGCATGGACACCAGCGGCAAGGACGGCACCGTGCGCTGGGTGTTCTCGCGGACCTCGCCGCTGGGCGTGCGCGTGACGGCCTTCAAGGCGCCCAACGACGAAGAGCGCGCGCACGACTACCTCTGGCGCTGCCACGCCGCGGTGCCGCGCACTGGCGAGATCATGGTGTGGAACCGCAGCCACTACGAAGACGTGCTGGTACCGGTGGTCGAAGGCTGGATCGACAAGGCCGAAGCCAAGCGCCGCTACGCGCAGATCAACGACTTCGAACGGCTGCTGACCGAAACAGGCACGGTCGTCATCAAGTGCATGCTGCACATCGACAAGGACGAGCAGCGCGAGCGCCTGCAGGCGCGCATCGACACGCCGGGCAAGCAATGGAAGTTCAGCATGGACGACCTGCGGGTGCGCACCAAGTGGAACGCCTACCAGCAGGCCTACCAGAGCGCGCTGGCCGCCACCTCGACCGAGCACGCGCCCTGGCACGTGATACCTGCCAACAGCAAGCGGCACCGCAACGTGATGGTCGCGCAACTGCTGGTCAAGACGATGCGGCAGATGAAGCTCAAGCCCCCGCCGCCGGACCCGGCGCTCAAGGGGATGATCATCAAGTAA
- a CDS encoding response regulator transcription factor, producing MKLLLVEDDPSMQITLQRTLGRQRIDVRVCGDGAEAVTMWRALEPDVVALDLSLPNLDGLQVLAQARAEGLRTPVLLLTARGTVGDRIMGLNAGADDYLPKPFDLDELEARIRALRRRSHGVMTDMGLNPQQIGGLRFEPANGAIYNRAELLELTPRELALLKALMMKPGHAVTKERLFELVFPGETEVQYEAIEVVVYRLRKKLVGTGAVLMTMRGLGYLLRPEA from the coding sequence ATGAAGCTGCTGCTGGTCGAAGACGACCCCTCGATGCAAATCACCCTGCAGCGCACCCTTGGCCGCCAGCGGATCGACGTGCGCGTGTGCGGCGACGGCGCCGAAGCCGTCACCATGTGGCGTGCGCTGGAGCCCGACGTGGTGGCGCTCGACCTGAGCCTGCCCAACCTCGACGGCCTGCAGGTGCTGGCCCAGGCCCGGGCCGAAGGGCTGCGCACGCCGGTGCTGCTGCTGACGGCGCGCGGCACCGTCGGCGACCGCATCATGGGCCTGAACGCCGGCGCGGACGACTACCTGCCCAAGCCCTTCGACCTCGACGAACTGGAAGCGCGCATCCGTGCGCTGCGCCGCCGCAGCCACGGCGTGATGACCGACATGGGGCTGAACCCGCAGCAGATCGGCGGGCTGCGCTTCGAGCCCGCCAACGGCGCCATCTACAACCGGGCCGAGCTGCTCGAGCTCACGCCGCGCGAACTGGCGCTCCTGAAGGCGCTGATGATGAAGCCGGGCCACGCGGTGACCAAGGAGCGACTGTTCGAGCTGGTGTTCCCGGGCGAGACCGAGGTGCAGTACGAAGCCATCGAGGTGGTGGTCTACCGGCTGCGCAAGAAGCTGGTGGGCACCGGCGCCGTGCTCATGACGATGCGCGGGCTGGGCTATCTCTTGCGACCGGAAGCATGA
- a CDS encoding RNA-binding S4 domain-containing protein yields MERLRIDKWLWAARFFKTRSLAAEEIGKNRVQVNGDVAKASREIKAGDTVAMRLGALTRTVTVRGLSGQRGPAPVAQQLYEETPESIAAQAAFRELRRMGSEPALAIEQGRPTKRDRRELDGAARHAEWDSRWSASLDADDTER; encoded by the coding sequence ATGGAACGTCTGCGCATCGACAAATGGCTCTGGGCCGCCCGCTTCTTCAAGACGCGCTCGCTGGCCGCGGAGGAAATCGGCAAGAACCGCGTGCAGGTGAACGGCGACGTCGCCAAGGCCTCGCGCGAAATCAAGGCCGGCGACACCGTCGCCATGCGGCTGGGCGCGCTGACCCGAACGGTGACGGTGCGCGGCCTCAGCGGCCAGCGCGGACCGGCGCCGGTGGCGCAGCAGCTCTATGAAGAAACGCCCGAGAGCATTGCCGCCCAGGCCGCCTTCCGCGAACTGCGCCGCATGGGCAGCGAGCCGGCCCTGGCCATCGAACAGGGCCGCCCCACCAAGCGCGACCGGCGCGAGCTCGACGGCGCGGCGCGGCACGCCGAATGGGACAGCCGCTGGAGCGCGTCGCTCGACGCGGACGACACCGAACGCTGA
- a CDS encoding class I SAM-dependent methyltransferase, with amino-acid sequence MQNVDRGITGSSLAGSAILLEIGAEYGIIETLQNSPVLDAATVSRSSGIKEPVIAAYLDSLSKAGIIEELDKKPTATYRTSNHFDELINEVGYLSWALRACAPLINNAKEFSENNEEAQLKYPRSGGLVARTSKWMGEKSFYPQPENAIVAMAPKKIVDLGSGSGGFLIRMLRKIPGSTGIGIDLSPSATEQAVHAASEAGMSDRLQFVTAPIQILVTDPSLIRDADIIHAGFVMHDLLPAEEETLDALLRACCANAIKGTLIIVDAIPVAQSNWEKPFAAAFNHLHNHFMSRKLLSEKEWTEKLTRAGFSNVRIEILDHPGGRMLMASR; translated from the coding sequence ATGCAAAATGTTGATCGCGGCATTACCGGTTCTTCGCTCGCAGGCTCTGCAATCCTGCTTGAAATAGGCGCGGAATACGGAATTATCGAAACCCTCCAGAACTCGCCCGTGCTGGACGCCGCCACGGTGTCCCGCTCGAGCGGAATCAAGGAACCCGTCATTGCCGCCTACCTCGATTCCCTGAGCAAGGCCGGGATCATCGAGGAACTGGACAAGAAGCCGACGGCCACCTACAGGACCAGCAACCATTTCGACGAACTGATCAACGAGGTGGGATATCTGTCCTGGGCGCTGCGTGCCTGTGCGCCGCTGATCAATAACGCAAAAGAATTCTCCGAGAACAACGAGGAGGCGCAGCTCAAATATCCCCGCAGCGGCGGATTGGTCGCGCGCACCTCGAAATGGATGGGCGAGAAATCGTTCTATCCGCAGCCGGAAAACGCCATCGTGGCGATGGCGCCCAAGAAAATCGTCGACCTCGGCTCCGGCTCGGGCGGATTCCTGATTCGCATGCTCCGGAAAATCCCAGGCTCCACGGGCATCGGAATCGATTTGAGCCCATCGGCCACCGAACAAGCGGTGCACGCGGCCAGCGAAGCGGGAATGAGCGACAGGCTCCAGTTCGTGACCGCGCCCATTCAGATCCTCGTGACGGACCCGTCGCTCATACGCGATGCGGACATCATTCATGCCGGTTTCGTCATGCACGATCTTCTTCCCGCCGAGGAAGAAACGCTCGATGCACTGCTGCGCGCGTGCTGCGCCAATGCAATCAAGGGCACGCTGATCATTGTCGATGCGATACCGGTCGCCCAATCGAATTGGGAAAAGCCGTTCGCCGCTGCATTCAACCACCTGCACAACCATTTCATGTCCAGAAAGCTCCTCAGCGAAAAGGAGTGGACTGAAAAATTAACCCGCGCCGGTTTTTCCAACGTGCGGATTGAAATCCTCGATCACCCTGGAGGGCGAATGCTGATGGCAAGTAGATAA
- a CDS encoding sensor histidine kinase produces MRHISSLRARLLLGILAPIAVFIVINSVSLYRQSLAAATTAYDRTLLASAKTIGEQLDVEGYDEMAQLRAIVPYSALEAFEADNRSRLFYRVSALDGEMISGFAELPFWRGRIPDRSAYAALVDFYDAQFRNQPVRVAVLLQPVASARGRGMAVVQVAETLEIRETLARKLLVDTLWRQFLLMGVIALATLFVVQRATRPVRELGEAIEKRAADDLSPIDAPDAPRELRPLIDATTEVMGRLQRLLDHQKRFVRDSAHQLRTPLAVLKAQVQSARRGDVAPEQALGEISQTVERATTLANQMLSLAKVEQLRQQPESVALDLGAIVRQIALDLSPLVADKALDFELAIDAPVVVRAHQWMLQELTRNLLHNAIKLSPTGAALSVSVRGEGDEAVLMVRDDGPGIAPELRQRLFAPFSAGSASSGSGLGLAICREIVLALDGRIALDNRVAPATSDSAARVVGLDAVVHLPLWRHNS; encoded by the coding sequence ATGAGGCATATCTCCTCGCTTCGCGCGCGGCTGCTGCTCGGCATCCTCGCGCCGATTGCCGTTTTCATCGTGATCAACAGCGTGAGCCTGTACCGCCAGAGCCTGGCCGCCGCCACCACCGCCTACGACCGCACGCTGCTGGCCTCCGCCAAGACCATCGGTGAGCAGCTCGACGTGGAGGGCTACGACGAGATGGCGCAACTGCGCGCGATCGTGCCCTACTCCGCGCTCGAGGCCTTCGAGGCCGACAACCGCAGCCGGCTCTTCTACCGGGTGTCGGCGCTCGACGGCGAAATGATCTCGGGCTTTGCAGAACTGCCGTTCTGGCGCGGGCGCATCCCCGACCGCAGCGCGTACGCGGCGCTGGTCGATTTCTACGACGCCCAGTTCCGCAACCAGCCGGTGCGCGTGGCGGTGCTGCTGCAGCCGGTGGCCAGTGCGCGCGGCCGCGGCATGGCGGTGGTGCAGGTGGCCGAGACGCTCGAGATCCGCGAGACGCTGGCGCGCAAGCTGCTGGTCGACACGCTGTGGCGGCAGTTCCTCTTGATGGGCGTGATCGCGCTCGCCACGCTGTTCGTGGTGCAGCGCGCCACGCGGCCGGTGCGCGAGCTGGGCGAAGCCATCGAGAAACGCGCGGCCGACGACCTCTCGCCCATCGACGCGCCCGACGCACCGCGCGAGCTGCGCCCGCTGATCGACGCCACCACCGAGGTCATGGGTCGGCTGCAGCGGCTGCTGGACCACCAGAAGCGCTTCGTGCGCGATAGCGCGCACCAGCTGCGCACGCCGCTCGCGGTGCTCAAGGCGCAGGTGCAGTCGGCGCGGCGCGGCGACGTGGCGCCGGAGCAGGCCCTCGGCGAAATCAGCCAGACGGTGGAGCGCGCGACCACGCTGGCCAACCAGATGCTGTCGCTCGCCAAGGTCGAGCAGTTGCGCCAGCAGCCGGAATCGGTGGCGCTCGACCTGGGCGCCATCGTGCGACAGATCGCGCTCGACCTGTCGCCGCTGGTGGCCGACAAGGCGCTGGACTTCGAGCTGGCCATCGACGCGCCGGTGGTTGTGCGGGCCCACCAGTGGATGCTGCAGGAGCTCACGCGCAACCTGCTGCACAACGCGATCAAGCTGAGCCCGACGGGCGCGGCGCTGTCGGTGTCGGTGCGCGGCGAGGGCGACGAGGCTGTGCTCATGGTGCGCGACGACGGCCCGGGCATCGCGCCGGAGCTGCGCCAGCGGCTGTTCGCGCCGTTCTCGGCGGGCAGCGCTTCGAGCGGCTCGGGGCTGGGGCTGGCGATCTGCCGCGAGATCGTGCTGGCGCTGGACGGGCGCATCGCGCTGGACAACCGTGTCGCGCCCGCCACGTCGGACAGCGCCGCACGCGTGGTCGGGCTCGACGCGGTCGTGCATCTGCCGCTGTGGCGGCACAATTCCTGA
- a CDS encoding DUF1330 domain-containing protein produces the protein MVAYLIGRMSIVDPDQYDQYKQLTPGIIEKFGGKFLTRGGDRMHLEGAPDDRRVVLVEFKSADAARKFYESPEYTYARGLREGAAADMQLMVIEGFEGR, from the coding sequence ATGGTCGCCTATCTGATTGGCCGGATGTCCATCGTGGACCCGGATCAATACGACCAATACAAGCAGCTCACGCCCGGGATCATCGAAAAATTCGGCGGCAAATTCCTGACGCGCGGAGGCGATCGCATGCATCTGGAAGGCGCTCCGGACGATCGGCGCGTAGTGCTCGTGGAATTCAAATCCGCCGATGCCGCGAGGAAGTTTTACGAATCGCCGGAATACACCTACGCAAGAGGATTGCGCGAGGGCGCCGCGGCGGACATGCAACTCATGGTGATCGAGGGATTTGAAGGGCGGTGA
- a CDS encoding c-type cytochrome: protein MPSREKRRPARLVLASATLLLLVAHSITTTAQTPPADLARKNGCFSCHGLVHKQVGPGFAQIAERYRGDSDAPARLTEKIREGSVGTWGRVIMPRQAHVSEADARALAHWVLSRSAAR, encoded by the coding sequence ATGCCTTCCCGCGAAAAGCGCCGTCCGGCCCGACTCGTCCTCGCAAGCGCCACCCTTCTTCTGCTGGTCGCCCATTCGATCACCACCACGGCCCAGACGCCACCCGCCGACCTTGCTCGCAAGAACGGCTGCTTTTCCTGCCACGGCCTGGTCCACAAGCAGGTGGGGCCGGGCTTTGCGCAGATCGCCGAGCGCTACCGCGGCGACAGCGACGCCCCCGCGCGCCTGACCGAAAAGATCCGCGAAGGCAGCGTCGGCACCTGGGGCCGGGTCATCATGCCGCGGCAGGCCCATGTGTCGGAGGCCGACGCCCGGGCGCTGGCGCACTGGGTGCTGTCCCGGTCCGCCGCGCGCTGA
- a CDS encoding sensor histidine kinase, with translation MTLLAVIGAFFGGSSGLQKSNAALHLKQADWQVEDTTGFSAPPLRQQAGDLPDAWQPIELPLAPPIALLRQADSDAAVGMSRAARPTRTTWLRVSTRHLPPSNGPLALYGARIKTDGTVAVYADGRLVHRAQQLGPLWNSTRTPLWVELDRGPENTPPHEILIRLEHSRNAQIAVSSLWVGPIEALRGRHGLRQWLQQELPAMLSAAFMAVGVFALFVWLRRRDEVGYLLFFNLSATSFMRGLHFYVGQPIANDWFAWLTVNSLFWLVLVVHFFLRQLHQRRLKWLTWAVVLATSAVGVLTMPGLNLVQNTPRVTPLIYAVAALMGTAVCLIGSISAWRRSTEGRLVAAGIGICVLLGITDWLLQNNFISPEGWYLGAYTNAVSFSVFGVLMYRRYVHAIGAVEQLNDSLAERLRKREAELELSHQRLRDVERLRTISEERQRLMQDMHDGLGSSLVSAIRSVEGGGMSDEKVSQILKSCLDDLKLTLDSLEPVDADLLLLLATLRYRLAPRLEGTGVSLRWEVQELPALPWLDPSSALHILRIVQESISNILRHTRATEIRVETALVDSGVRVTIEDNGPGFDVDKVLASPSGRGMQNQRRRARSIGGAVSWESRPTGTRFMLWLPLIREAEAA, from the coding sequence ATGACGCTGCTGGCCGTCATCGGCGCCTTCTTCGGCGGAAGCTCCGGCCTGCAGAAATCGAATGCCGCGCTGCACCTGAAGCAGGCCGACTGGCAGGTCGAGGACACCACGGGCTTCAGCGCACCGCCCCTGCGGCAGCAAGCCGGCGACCTGCCCGATGCCTGGCAGCCGATCGAGCTGCCGCTGGCCCCGCCCATCGCACTGCTGCGCCAGGCCGACAGCGACGCCGCCGTCGGCATGTCCCGCGCGGCCCGTCCGACGCGCACCACCTGGCTGCGGGTCTCCACGCGGCACCTGCCACCCTCGAACGGTCCCCTGGCGCTGTACGGCGCCCGCATCAAGACCGACGGCACCGTCGCCGTCTATGCCGACGGCCGCCTCGTGCACCGCGCCCAGCAACTGGGCCCGCTGTGGAACAGCACCCGCACCCCGCTGTGGGTCGAGCTCGACCGTGGCCCCGAGAACACCCCGCCGCACGAAATCCTCATCCGCCTGGAGCACTCGCGCAACGCGCAGATCGCGGTGTCCTCGCTGTGGGTCGGCCCCATCGAAGCGCTGCGGGGCCGCCACGGCCTGCGCCAGTGGCTGCAGCAGGAACTGCCGGCAATGCTCAGCGCCGCCTTCATGGCCGTGGGCGTGTTCGCGCTCTTCGTCTGGCTCAGGCGCCGCGACGAAGTCGGCTACCTGCTGTTCTTCAACCTGTCGGCCACGTCGTTCATGCGCGGCCTGCACTTCTACGTGGGCCAGCCGATCGCCAACGACTGGTTCGCGTGGCTGACTGTCAATTCGCTGTTCTGGCTGGTGCTGGTGGTGCATTTCTTCCTGCGACAACTGCACCAGCGGCGGCTCAAGTGGCTGACCTGGGCCGTGGTGCTGGCCACCAGCGCGGTCGGCGTGCTGACCATGCCCGGGCTGAACCTGGTGCAGAACACGCCGCGCGTGACGCCGCTGATCTACGCGGTCGCGGCCCTCATGGGCACCGCCGTGTGCCTGATCGGCAGCATCAGCGCATGGCGCCGCTCCACGGAGGGACGTCTGGTGGCGGCCGGCATCGGCATCTGCGTGCTGCTGGGCATCACCGACTGGCTGCTGCAGAACAACTTCATCAGCCCCGAAGGCTGGTACCTGGGCGCCTACACCAACGCCGTGAGCTTCAGCGTGTTCGGCGTGCTGATGTACCGGCGCTACGTGCATGCCATCGGCGCGGTCGAGCAACTGAACGACAGCCTGGCCGAGCGGCTGCGCAAGCGCGAGGCCGAGCTCGAGTTGAGCCACCAGCGGCTGCGCGATGTCGAGCGCCTGCGGACCATCAGCGAAGAGCGCCAGCGCCTGATGCAGGACATGCACGACGGCCTGGGCTCCTCGCTGGTCAGCGCGATCCGGTCGGTCGAGGGCGGCGGCATGAGCGACGAGAAGGTCTCGCAGATCCTCAAGAGCTGCCTCGACGACCTGAAGCTCACGCTCGATTCGCTGGAGCCGGTCGATGCCGACCTGCTGCTGCTGCTCGCCACCCTGCGCTACCGCCTTGCGCCGCGGCTCGAGGGCACCGGCGTGTCGCTGCGCTGGGAAGTGCAGGAGCTGCCCGCCCTGCCCTGGCTCGACCCGTCGAGCGCGCTGCACATATTGCGCATCGTGCAGGAGAGCATCTCGAACATCCTGCGCCACACCCGTGCGACCGAGATCCGGGTGGAGACCGCGCTGGTTGACTCCGGCGTGCGCGTGACGATCGAGGACAACGGGCCGGGCTTCGACGTCGACAAGGTGCTGGCCTCGCCGTCGGGCCGGGGCATGCAGAACCAGCGGCGGCGGGCGCGGTCGATCGGGGGCGCCGTCAGCTGGGAATCGCGGCCGACGGGAACGCGCTTCATGCTGTGGCTGCCGCTGATACGCGAGGCCGAGGCCGCCTAG
- a CDS encoding helix-turn-helix transcriptional regulator yields the protein MARLDPRNTSRYWHVPDLPGMDMLHADFTTHEYAPHVHHSFVIAVTEVGGAEFKSRGRTDIAHQQALLVFNPSEPHSGRMGGSSRWRYRAFYLAEPGIRHLLTTLGIDQTRYFMSNILGDRELIASFLELHRAFDGHREQWDALRQQELFVHSFGSLFQSHGQAGQRVLGVPADAQVLAPVLELLHDAFAERLTLEQMAAAADLTPFQLIGAFNRTIGLTPHTYLTQLRLRAAIAQLAAGRPLIEAAIASGFYDQSALTKHFKRTFGMTPLQYVRAGMC from the coding sequence TTGGCAAGGCTTGACCCTCGGAACACTTCGCGCTACTGGCATGTGCCCGACCTGCCGGGCATGGACATGCTGCATGCGGATTTCACGACGCATGAATACGCACCCCATGTGCACCATTCCTTCGTGATCGCGGTCACCGAGGTCGGCGGCGCCGAGTTCAAGAGCCGCGGCCGCACCGACATCGCCCACCAGCAGGCGCTGCTCGTCTTCAATCCTTCCGAGCCGCACTCGGGCCGCATGGGCGGCAGTTCGCGGTGGCGCTATCGCGCCTTCTACCTGGCCGAGCCGGGCATCCGGCACCTGCTGACCACACTGGGCATCGACCAGACCCGGTACTTCATGTCGAACATCCTCGGCGACCGGGAACTCATCGCGAGCTTCCTGGAGCTGCACCGTGCCTTCGACGGCCACAGGGAGCAGTGGGATGCCCTGCGGCAGCAGGAGCTGTTCGTGCACAGCTTCGGCAGCCTCTTTCAGAGCCACGGGCAGGCCGGCCAGCGCGTGCTCGGCGTGCCGGCGGATGCGCAGGTGCTCGCGCCGGTACTCGAACTGCTGCACGACGCCTTCGCGGAGCGGCTGACCCTGGAACAGATGGCCGCCGCCGCCGACCTGACGCCGTTCCAGCTGATCGGCGCATTCAACCGCACCATCGGCCTCACGCCGCACACCTATCTCACGCAGTTGCGGCTCAGGGCGGCCATCGCCCAGCTCGCGGCGGGCCGGCCGCTGATCGAAGCCGCCATTGCCAGCGGCTTCTACGACCAGAGCGCGCTCACCAAGCATTTCAAGCGCACCTTCGGCATGACGCCTCTGCAGTACGTGCGCGCCGGCATGTGCTGA
- a CDS encoding DUF3592 domain-containing protein, with the protein MKIETFAKFFFALIGGALLVLCCYLLFGKLQFIASADRVQGQVVELQHVRSSNKNNTDGTWRPLVRFKAPSGALIDFTTSSSSGTPRYEAGESVQIYVQPSNPTHVMLDDAFELWGGPAMAGIIGAAFLLFAEILRRIQRDLKPGT; encoded by the coding sequence ATGAAGATAGAGACTTTCGCCAAGTTCTTTTTCGCGCTCATCGGCGGCGCGCTGCTCGTGCTGTGCTGCTATCTGCTCTTCGGCAAGCTGCAGTTCATTGCCTCGGCCGACCGCGTGCAGGGCCAGGTGGTTGAGTTGCAGCATGTGCGAAGCAGCAACAAGAACAACACTGACGGCACCTGGCGGCCGCTGGTGCGCTTCAAGGCGCCGTCAGGGGCGCTGATCGATTTCACCACCTCGAGCAGCAGCGGCACGCCGCGCTACGAGGCCGGCGAGAGCGTCCAGATCTACGTCCAGCCATCGAACCCGACCCATGTGATGCTCGACGACGCGTTCGAACTGTGGGGCGGTCCGGCCATGGCGGGCATCATCGGCGCCGCCTTCCTGCTGTTCGCGGAAATCCTGCGGCGCATCCAGCGCGACCTGAAACCCGGCACCTGA